The sequence GCGCCAGGCCCTGGAACGACTGCTCATCCCTCAGGTCCCCCCGGAAGTACCGGAGCCGCTGCCGGAACCGCTCGAACACCGCGGGGTCCAGACCGTCGCGCACCCGCGGCACGAGTGCCTGCTCGACCTCGGCGGCCCATTGCTCGGTGTCCCAGGGGCGCCGGCCGAAAGCCACGATCACCGAGCCTTCGGCGAGCTTGCCCACGGCCTCCAGGTGGTACAGCGCGGGCAACAGTTTGTTTCGGGCCAGATTGCCGGCGGCGCCGAAGATGATGAGCGTGAAGGGTTCGTCCATGGGCTATTTCTTTTTCTTTTCCACCGTGTGCCCGCCGAAGGCGTTGCGCATCATCGCCAGCAGGCGATTGGCGTAGTCGCCCCGGGCTTGGCTCGCGAAGCGCATGGCGAGCGCGAGGCTGATGACGGGGGCGGGAGTCCCCTGGTCGATGGACTCCACCGCGGTCCAGCGGCCCTCGCCGGAGTCCGCCACGACGGGCGCGACACCCTCCAGGGAGGCGTCTGCGGAGAGGACGTCGGCCGTGAGGTCCAGGAGCCAGCTCCGCACCACCGACCCGTGCTGCCACACCTCGGCGACGCGGGCGAGATCGATCTGGAACTCCGCCTTGCCCTTCAGCAGGGCGAAACCCTCCGCCATGGCCTGCATCATGCCGTACTCGATCCCGTTGTGGACCATCTTCGTGAAGTGTCCCGCCCCGACGGGGCCCACCCGGGCCCACCCTCGGTCGCGCGCCGGGGCCAGGACCTTCAAGGCTGGCTCCAGGACGGCGATCGCGGCGGCATCGCCCCCCACCATCAGGCTGTAGCCGTTCTCCAGTCCCCAGACTCCCCCGGAGGTCCCGGCGTCCACGTAGTGCAGTCCGTGCCGAGCGACGCGCTCGGCGCGGCGCTGGGTGTCGTGATAGTTGGAATTGCCGCCGTCGACGAGGACGTCGCCCGGCTCGAGCAGGTCCACGAGGGTCTCCACGTACTCCTCGGTGACGCGGCCTGCCGGCAGCATCAGCCACACGACCCGAGGGCTGGAGAGCCTGGCCACGGCGTCCGCAGGGGACAGGGCCGGGATCAGGCCCTCTTCGCGCGCGAGCTCTTCCGCCGTCGCGGGAGAGCGGTTGTAGCCGACCACCTCGACTCCGCCCCGCAGCAGGCGCCGCGCCATGTTGCCGCCCATGCGGCCGAGGCCGAGCATCGCAAGTCTCACGGAAGTGTCTCCTCTCTTCTCGATGGGGCTAGCAGCGCTGCTGGTCGCCCACGCCGGTGAGCCAGCGCCACAGGTGCCCCGAAGCCAGTTGCTCGCCGGTCATGACGTAGGCGAGGGTGGTGCAGTAGCTGGAGATCAGGCTCATCCGGTCCGGGACGTCCCACCCGCCCGCGAACAGGATCTCCTGGCCCTCGCGAAGTTTCGTCTGTGGGTCCGGCACGAGTCGCAGGACGCCGTCCTGACTCAGCATCAGCGGGACGGCGGCCAGTTCCTGGCTGCGATCCCTGGGGTCGCGCAGCAGGTGGGTCAGGCGCACGTCCTTGCCCTGACGAAGGGCGGCCGTCAGCGCGGGGCCGGCCTCGTCCGTGACGCGCACCGACCAGATGTCCGGCACCATGGCGCCGACCAGATTGGCGAGCCGTTCCACCAGCCCCTCGGCCCACACCCTTGGCTGGCTGCGGGCCAGCACGAGAAAACGGGAGAGCAGGGGCGTGGTGATGAGGGCCAGGATCTCGTGGCCCATGATGAGTCCGCGCTGCATGACCAGGTCCGTGCGCGCTGCCTGGAACACCTGGTCGTGGGCCCGGCGGTTCTGGCGGGCGACCAGGAACAGTTTCGGGTTCAGGGCCTGGGCCGTCATCAGGATCGACAGGTTGTTGGCGTCGTCGTCCGTCCCGGCCACGATTCCGGCGGCCTCTCTCACGCCCGCCTCGAGCAGCGTGCTGGCATCGGTGCCACGCCCCCGCACGCAGTCCGCGCAACCGGTCCTCTCGGGCTCGGCCTCGACGATGCGCGTGGTGACCCCTTCGCCCTCCAGGCGGTGGCGCAGCGCCTTTCCGAACCGCCCGTAGCCGCAGAGGATCCAGACGCCGTGCGGGGGGTAAATGACCGGTGCCACATGCGAGCGGGGGACCCCGGTGAGCCACTCGAACAGCACGTGGGTCTCCGGTGAATAGAGGGCCATCGCCAGACGCTCGGCGAAGGCCTCGAAGGGGTTGACGACGAAGTCGGTGCCGAAGGAGGCCATGTTGGCCGCGGTGTCCGCCGATTCCGCGCGGCAGATCACCGGTGTCTTCGGGGCCATCAGCTTCGCCGTGGTGGCGACCATCAGGTTGACCCTGTCCCGATTGGTGAGGGCGAGAACCGCGGCGCACTGCGGGTGGCCCATTCCGCCCTGCACCAGGTGGCGCGGCACGGCCGCGTCTGCGGTCAGGGCCGGTACGTCGATGCCCAGCTCGTCGACGCGCAGGGCGCTGATGCGCTCGGGGTCCACGTCGATCACGACGGCGCGCAGCCCGCGCTCCACCAGGCTGCGTACCAGCAGGCTGCCGGTGTCACCGTAGCCGCAGACGAGATAGAAGGGCTCACGCAGCCGGCGCACCGCGCGCGTGAACCTCGTCTCGCGGAAGGCCCGCTGCAACGCGGGGTCCTGCATCAGCGCGACGATGCTGCCGAGGGCGTAGAACCAGGTGATGACCGTCAGGTAGACCGAGAAGGTCATCCACATCCTCTGTCCCGGCGTGAAGAGGTATGGGAGCTCGCCGAAGCCGATGGTGGTCGCGGTGTAGGTGACGACGTAGAAGGCGGAGAGGAAATCCATGTGCCAGGGATTTCCCTCGTCGTCCAGACCGGGGATGAGGACGAAGCCCAGCACCGCGATCGCGCAGGCGACGATGAGCGCCAGAAGCGGTGTGCGCAGGCGCCGCAGGACCAACGCAGTGACCCGGGTCACGGTGCCAACCACCTCAGCGCCGCAGCATCACCGTCTCGATGATCAGCAGCACGACCGAGATGATGTTGGCGACCAGGGCCCCCCCGGCAAGGGCGACCACAGTCGCCACGGCTTCCGGGGCGGCGCCGTCGGCCGCGACGTGCGCCGCGTAGCCCCAGGCGATGGCGGCAGCCACCAGGCCCAGGTCGGCCACCAGGCTGGTCGCCAGCATCACGGCCCCCACCTGCGTGCGGTCCCCGAACTTCAGCACCGTGGCAATCAGGCTCACGACGATCGCCGCGAAGAGCTCGTAGACGTTGTGGTGGGCGGGGTTGTCGATATCGCCCATCACGAACCCGAAATTCAATGACAGGGCCAGGATGATGAAGAAGCCGAAGGCGACCTTTTCCTGGTTCATCGTTGGGCTCTCCCTGGAGTTTGGGGGCGGGGCGGGTCTCGCCGGAGAAGCCGCGGGGCGCAGTGCCCCTGGCGTGGCGGGACCCGGCCGCCGTGACCGAGTCTCCGAGGTCGCGCGGATTCAAGGCGGCCGAAGCACCACCACCCGATTCTAGCAGGCCCCGACGTTCGTGCCCGCAGCCGCGCGGCCGCGCCTCCATGCCGTCGGGGCTTGCTAGAATGACGGGACGTCTCGTCCAGGGGAACCGGCGGGGGAGGGGACCGAAGTGCAGCAGAAGACCATGTCCGACTCGGAGCTCTGGGGCCCACTGCACCGGCTGACCATGACCACGATGGTCAGGCTGAACGGCCTGGCCCACCTGTTCATCGGGCTGGGGTTGGCCGGCGCGGTGCTGATGTTCACCTGGCTGTTCGTCGTGGACGTGGAGCGCGCGTTCCGCGCTGCCAGTCTCGCGCAGGGTTTCCTGCACGCCCTCGGCACCCTGCTGCTGTTGTGGACGGTCTCGGCGCTCATCTCGGCCGAGATCCGCTACCTTCGCGGGAACCCTCTGACGGTGGACACCTTCGTCGAGGTGGCCCTGGTCGTGATCGTGCGGAAATTGATCTCGCTGCCCGTGCAGGAGGTCGCCCCGGCGCCCCTGGACTACCTGGCGTGGGTGGGGGCCGCGCTGCTGCTGGGCGTGCTCTACCTGGTGGTTCGCCTCGCGCAAGGTCTGGGTCAGCGCGGTTCGGCCACCTGAGCGGAGCGCCTGGCGTGTCAGCGCGCAGCGTCGGCCACGAGGGCGGGCGATGAGGTTGCTGCTCATCGTCCTGATCCCCCTCCTCGGCGCGTGGCTGCCGGCGCTTGCGGGACGCTGGGGGCGTGACGCGAGCGCCTGGACGGCAGCGGGTCTCGCCGCCGCAGCGCTGGGGCTGACGGTGAGCGCCGCACCCGCGGTCTTCGAGGGCCAGGCGCCGGCCGCGGGCTGGCCCTGGCTCCCCGCCCTCGGGCTCGAAGTGGCCCTGCGCATGGACGGGCTCGCGCTGCTCTTCGCTCTCCTCATTCCCGGCATCGGACTGCTGGTGGTGCTGTATGCCCGCTACTACCTGGCCGAAGGCGAGCCCACGGGCCGCTTCTACGCCCAGCTCTCGCTCTTCATGGGGGCCATGCTGGGCGTCGTGCTCGCGGACAACCTGATCCTGCTCCTGGTCTTCTGGGAGCTGACCAGCCTGAGCTCCTTCCTCCTCATCGGCTTCTGGCACCACCGGGAGGACGCCCGCCAGGGCGCACGGATGGCGCTGATCGTCACCGGGGGCGGAGGGCTGGCCCTGCTCGCCGGTTTCCTTCTGATCGGGGAGATGACCGGGAGCTACTCCCTCACCGAGGTGCTCGCGTCCGGCGACGTCGTGCGGGCCCATCCGCTCTATCCCGCGGCGTTGGTGCTGGTCCTGGTCGGTGCCTTCACCAAGTCCGCCCAGTTCCCGTTCCACTTCTGGCTGCCCCAGGCCATGGCGGCGCCGACCCCGGTCAGCGCCTACCTGCACTCGGCCACGATGGTCAAGGCGGGGGTGTTCCTGCTCGCGCGCCTGTTCCCGGTCCTCTCGGGCACCGACCTCTGGGTGTACCTCGTGGCTGGCACCGGTCTCGCGACCCTGCTGTTCGGCGCCTACACCTCGCTCTTCCAGCACGACGTGAAGGGCCTGCTGGCCTACTCGACCATCAGCCACCTGGGGCTCATCACCCTGTTGTTCGGCATGGGGACCCCCCTGGGGGCCGTGGCCGGGGTGTTCCACATCCTGAACCACGCCACCTTCAAGGCCTCGCTCTTCATGGCGGCCGGCATCATCGACCACGAGACCGGAACCCGCGACATGCGCAGGCTGAACGGCCTGTGGCGGTACATGCCCCACACGGCCAGCCTGGCCACGGTCGCCGCGGCGGCGATGGCCGGTGTGCCGCTGCTCAACGGGTTCCTCAGCAAGGAGATGTTCTTCACCGAGATCCTGGTCCTCGAGGCCCACCCGGCGGTGGACTGGCTGTTGCCGGCGGCCGCGGTCCTGGCCGGAGTGTTCGCCGTCGCCTATTCGGCCCGGTTCGTTCACGACGTGTTCTTCAACGGAGAGCCCGTGGACCTGCCGAGGGTCCCCCACGAGCCGCCCGCGTACATGAAGGTGCCGGTGGAGGTCCTGGTGGCCATCTGCCTGCTGGTGGGCGTGTTCCCTGCGGGCACGGTGGCACCCTTGCTGGCCGTGGCCGCGACCGCCTCGGTGGGGGCGCCCCTCCCGGAGTACAGCCTGAAGGTCTGGCACGGACTCTCCGTGCCGTTCGCGATGAGCCTCGTGGCGCTCGTCGGGGGCATCGCCGTGTACGCCGCTCGCCGCCACCTGTTCCGGCTCCATGACCGCTTGTTCCCGCGCATCGACGCCCGGGCTTCCTTCGAACGCTCCGTGCGTCTTGCCGCCTGGCAGGCGCGCCGCTTCACCGCGGCCCTCGAGAACGGGTCCCTGCA comes from Gammaproteobacteria bacterium and encodes:
- the gnd gene encoding decarboxylating 6-phosphogluconate dehydrogenase, which codes for MRLAMLGLGRMGGNMARRLLRGGVEVVGYNRSPATAEELAREEGLIPALSPADAVARLSSPRVVWLMLPAGRVTEEYVETLVDLLEPGDVLVDGGNSNYHDTQRRAERVARHGLHYVDAGTSGGVWGLENGYSLMVGGDAAAIAVLEPALKVLAPARDRGWARVGPVGAGHFTKMVHNGIEYGMMQAMAEGFALLKGKAEFQIDLARVAEVWQHGSVVRSWLLDLTADVLSADASLEGVAPVVADSGEGRWTAVESIDQGTPAPVISLALAMRFASQARGDYANRLLAMMRNAFGGHTVEKKKK
- a CDS encoding NAD-binding protein → MTRVTALVLRRLRTPLLALIVACAIAVLGFVLIPGLDDEGNPWHMDFLSAFYVVTYTATTIGFGELPYLFTPGQRMWMTFSVYLTVITWFYALGSIVALMQDPALQRAFRETRFTRAVRRLREPFYLVCGYGDTGSLLVRSLVERGLRAVVIDVDPERISALRVDELGIDVPALTADAAVPRHLVQGGMGHPQCAAVLALTNRDRVNLMVATTAKLMAPKTPVICRAESADTAANMASFGTDFVVNPFEAFAERLAMALYSPETHVLFEWLTGVPRSHVAPVIYPPHGVWILCGYGRFGKALRHRLEGEGVTTRIVEAEPERTGCADCVRGRGTDASTLLEAGVREAAGIVAGTDDDANNLSILMTAQALNPKLFLVARQNRRAHDQVFQAARTDLVMQRGLIMGHEILALITTPLLSRFLVLARSQPRVWAEGLVERLANLVGAMVPDIWSVRVTDEAGPALTAALRQGKDVRLTHLLRDPRDRSQELAAVPLMLSQDGVLRLVPDPQTKLREGQEILFAGGWDVPDRMSLISSYCTTLAYVMTGEQLASGHLWRWLTGVGDQQRC
- a CDS encoding monovalent cation/H+ antiporter subunit A, giving the protein MRLLLIVLIPLLGAWLPALAGRWGRDASAWTAAGLAAAALGLTVSAAPAVFEGQAPAAGWPWLPALGLEVALRMDGLALLFALLIPGIGLLVVLYARYYLAEGEPTGRFYAQLSLFMGAMLGVVLADNLILLLVFWELTSLSSFLLIGFWHHREDARQGARMALIVTGGGGLALLAGFLLIGEMTGSYSLTEVLASGDVVRAHPLYPAALVLVLVGAFTKSAQFPFHFWLPQAMAAPTPVSAYLHSATMVKAGVFLLARLFPVLSGTDLWVYLVAGTGLATLLFGAYTSLFQHDVKGLLAYSTISHLGLITLLFGMGTPLGAVAGVFHILNHATFKASLFMAAGIIDHETGTRDMRRLNGLWRYMPHTASLATVAAAAMAGVPLLNGFLSKEMFFTEILVLEAHPAVDWLLPAAAVLAGVFAVAYSARFVHDVFFNGEPVDLPRVPHEPPAYMKVPVEVLVAICLLVGVFPAGTVAPLLAVAATASVGAPLPEYSLKVWHGLSVPFAMSLVALVGGIAVYAARRHLFRLHDRLFPRIDARASFERSVRLAAWQARRFTAALENGSLQRYLVWLLGGAVVAVASALGVEGGPLAGPLPIAPVDPVTGLGALLIIVAAVATVARHRERLVALVHLSVVGLLVALGFARFSGPDLALTQLSVEVVTTVLLLLALYFLPPSTPRESSRPRRVRDLLVAAGVGGGVGSLTWAVLTRPSETLSGFYVDQSVPGGGGTNVVNVILVDFRGFDTLGEITVLGVAALGVYAMLERLVLKPPTYDVAGRAWDWDPYPLVAAILSRVLLPMAIMVSLFLLLRGHNEPGGGFIAGLVTAAAIVLQFLASGAAWTRERLRGDGAALIGWGVLTATLTGLASWFFGRPFLTSAHGHPHLPLVGEVPLASAMVFDLGVYLTVVGATVLILARLGRVAVLGRVTAGEE
- a CDS encoding phosphate-starvation-inducible PsiE family protein, whose product is MSDSELWGPLHRLTMTTMVRLNGLAHLFIGLGLAGAVLMFTWLFVVDVERAFRAASLAQGFLHALGTLLLLWTVSALISAEIRYLRGNPLTVDTFVEVALVVIVRKLISLPVQEVAPAPLDYLAWVGAALLLGVLYLVVRLAQGLGQRGSAT